From Channa argus isolate prfri chromosome 18, Channa argus male v1.0, whole genome shotgun sequence, the proteins below share one genomic window:
- the LOC137103883 gene encoding bile salt-activated lipase-like: protein MVKLGILVAVAVLLETVSGASLGVVYTEGGMVKGENIRLGLFRRMDVFKGIPFADIPGRFEKPKRHPGWDGVLQATEYRKRCLQVNLLMTDTRGSEDCLYLNIWVPHGSKVSTGLPVMVWIYGGGFLVGGSMGANFLDNYLYSGQEIADRGNVIVVTLGYRVGSLGFLSTGDSDLPGNYGLWDQQAAIAWVHRNIRSFGGDPDNVTIFGESAGGASVSFQTLTPHNKGLFKRAISQSGVALCPWGINKNPRKFAEEVAIKVSCPTDENMAACLKMTDPVALTLAGTLSLSSSPDHPLVENLALSAVIDGDFLPDEPYNLFHNTAGIDYIAGVNDMDGHIFTAFDVPSINSPLVDTPIEDVKRLLTSYTKDKGKAGLENAYSLYTSNWGSSPSQETIKKTIVEIGTDYIFLVPTQTALYLHASNATTGRTYSYLFSQPNRMGGIGRPYPSWMGADHADDLQYVFGKPFTTPLGYWPRHRDVSGYIINYWTNFAKTGDPNKGEKVPATWPKFTTTGHQFLEINSKMDKNYVGQKMRLRYVHFWTSILPSLPTVTSE from the exons ATGGTGAAGCTGGGGATTTTAGTTGCTGTTGCTGTGCTTCTGGAGACAGTCTCTGGAGCCTCT CTTGGGGTGGTTTACACAGAGGGAGGGATGGTGAAAGGGGAGAACATTCGTCTTGGGCTCTTCCGTCGTATGGACGTCTTCAAGGGGATTCCATTTGCTGATATCCCTGGAAGGTTTGAGAAACCAAAGCGTCACCCTGGTTGGGACG GTGTTCTACAGGCCACAGAGTATAGGAAGAGATGCCTTCAGGTGAACCTTCTTATGACTGATACTAGAGGCAGTGAGGACTGTCTGTATCTAAATATCTGGGTTCCTCATGGAAGCAAAG TGTCCACAGGTTTGCCGGTCATGGTGTGGATATATGGAGGAGGTTTCCTGGTTGGAGGTTCAATGGGTGCTAACTTCCTGGATAATTATTTGTACAGTGGGCAGGAGATTGCAGACAGAGGAAATGTTATTGTGGTGACTCTGGGATACCGTGTCGGATCCTTAGGCTTCCTGAGTACTGGAGACTCTGATCTGCCTG GAAATTATGGTTTGTGGGATCAGCAAGCCGCCATCGCCTGGGTGCACAGGAACATCCGCTCATTTGGGGGAGACCCTGACAACGTCACTATCTTTGGAGAATCTGCAGGAGGAGCTAGTGTCAGCTTCCAG acaCTCACTCCACACAACAAAGGACTATTCAAGAGAGCCATCTCACAGAGTGGGGTCGCCCTCTGCCCATGGGGAATTAACAAGAACCCCCGCAAGTTTGCCGAGGAG GTTGCTATAAAGGTCAGCTGCCCCACCGATGAGAATATGGCTGCCTGTTTGAAGATGACTGATCCTGTGGCCCTAACGTTGGCCGGCACACTCAGTCTGTCCAGCTCACCTGATC ACCCACTAGTAGAAAACCTGGCCCTGTCTGCTGTGATTGATGGTGATTTCCTGCCAGATGAGCCTTataatttatttcacaatacTGCTGGCATTGACTACATTGCGGGAGTCAACGACATGGACGGACACATCTTTACTGCTTTTGATGTTCCTTCAATCAACTCCCCACTGGTGGACACTCCTAT AGAAGATGTGAAACGGCTCTTGACTTCCTACACAAAGGATAAGGGCAAGGCTGGTCTTGAAAATGCCTACTCTTTATACACTTCAAACTGGGGATCAAGCCCCAGTCAGGAGACCATCAAGAAAACCATTGTGGAAATTGGAACAGACTACATTTTCCTGGTTCCTACTCAGACTGCCCTCTACCTTCATGCTTCTAATGCCAC AACTGGCCGTACCTACTCGTACCTCTTCTCTCAACCCAACCGTATGGGCGGCATTGGCAGACCCTACCCCAGCTGGATGGGAGCCGACCATGCTGATGACCTGCAGTACGTATTTGGAAAGCCTTTCACCACACCACTGGGATACTGGCCTCGTCACCGTGACGTCTCTGGCTACATAATTAACTACTGGACCAACTTTGCCAAAACTGG AGACCCCAACAAGGGAGAGAAAGTGCCTGCTACCTGGCCCAAATTCACAACCACCGGACATCAGTTCCTGGAGATCAATTCTAAGATGGACAAGAACTATGTGGGACAGAAGATGAGACTGCGTTACGTGCATTTCTGGACCAGTATTCTGCCCAGCCTTCCCACAGTCACGTCAGAATAA